One Candidatus Methylomirabilota bacterium genomic region harbors:
- a CDS encoding fatty acyl-AMP ligase encodes MVTGPTPTENTLPLRVTGFSTLAEALDYAAGGETGCNFYGDRGELYAVLPYADLREQARLLARRLMSLRLERGARVAIVADTGPDFQRFFFACQYAGLVPVPLSASLLISGRKRYVTQLRALLANCRPSVAMAPPEFFPFLSEAADGLELDHIGTAESFDRLPEALGELESLRPAEMAYLQYTSGSTRFPRGVMISQTAVLANLEGILTQGLKIRPGDRAVSWLPFYHDMGLVGFVLAPMVCQVSVDYLKTQSFAMRPRLWLSLMTQAKATISFSPSFGYEMCARRLRRDEASRFDLSAWRAAGVGAETIRPGVLKEFAEVLAPSGFKSSAFVACYGMAEASLAVSFAPTDKGIAIDQVDQTLLSKCGVASPLNGCEFRSDSDKINISRFVNCGAPLSGIQVEVRGEQGHVLPERHAGVIFVRGANMTSGYFGDPEKTRKVLSSDGWLDTGDLGYLVKGSLVIIGRKKDVIIVHGRNIWPQDLEHLAEELPEVRPGDACAFSVEAPDRTEMAVMVVHCRELDAAKQADFIRRLQGVIREYFALDCFVELVPPRTLPRTSSGKLSRSKTREEFLARNNVVQFFHSRNGSAETRLQQPRRQADPCGTLLR; translated from the coding sequence ATGGTAACAGGACCGACGCCGACTGAGAATACTCTGCCGCTTCGGGTCACTGGCTTTTCTACGCTGGCCGAGGCGCTGGACTATGCAGCCGGGGGAGAGACTGGATGTAATTTTTACGGGGACCGAGGTGAGCTGTACGCAGTCCTGCCGTATGCTGATCTTCGAGAGCAGGCGCGATTGCTGGCGCGACGCCTTATGAGCCTGCGACTCGAGCGAGGTGCTCGCGTGGCAATCGTCGCGGATACCGGTCCGGATTTTCAGCGCTTCTTTTTTGCGTGTCAGTACGCCGGCTTGGTGCCCGTTCCGCTGTCGGCTTCGCTCCTGATAAGCGGTCGTAAGCGATATGTTACCCAACTTCGGGCGCTTCTCGCGAACTGCCGGCCCTCCGTCGCGATGGCTCCACCTGAATTCTTCCCATTCCTGAGCGAGGCTGCCGACGGTCTCGAGTTGGACCATATCGGCACGGCAGAAAGCTTTGATCGCCTGCCTGAAGCCCTGGGGGAGTTGGAGTCCTTGCGTCCTGCCGAGATGGCCTATCTTCAATACACCTCGGGAAGCACTCGGTTTCCCCGCGGGGTGATGATTTCCCAGACCGCAGTACTCGCCAACCTGGAGGGAATCCTCACACAGGGTCTCAAGATTCGCCCGGGAGATCGCGCGGTATCCTGGCTGCCTTTTTATCACGATATGGGGCTTGTGGGGTTCGTGCTTGCGCCGATGGTGTGCCAGGTCTCCGTAGATTATTTGAAAACGCAGTCGTTTGCCATGCGACCCCGGTTGTGGCTGTCGCTGATGACGCAGGCGAAGGCTACCATTTCATTCAGCCCATCCTTTGGGTATGAGATGTGTGCGAGGCGTCTCAGGCGGGATGAGGCCAGCAGGTTTGACCTCAGCGCGTGGCGGGCCGCGGGCGTAGGCGCTGAAACAATTCGGCCCGGTGTCTTAAAGGAATTTGCAGAAGTACTCGCGCCCAGTGGGTTCAAGTCCAGCGCATTTGTGGCCTGCTATGGAATGGCTGAAGCCTCCCTTGCTGTAAGTTTTGCGCCAACAGATAAGGGTATCGCCATTGATCAGGTAGACCAGACCCTTTTGTCCAAGTGCGGGGTGGCATCTCCTCTAAACGGGTGTGAGTTCAGATCGGACTCAGACAAGATAAACATAAGCCGATTTGTCAATTGCGGCGCCCCGCTGTCTGGAATTCAAGTTGAGGTGCGAGGCGAACAGGGCCATGTTCTACCCGAACGCCACGCGGGCGTAATTTTCGTGCGAGGCGCCAATATGACGTCCGGCTATTTCGGCGATCCCGAGAAAACCCGAAAGGTCTTGTCCTCAGATGGATGGCTCGACACAGGGGACCTCGGATATCTCGTGAAAGGCAGCCTTGTCATCATTGGCCGAAAGAAAGATGTCATTATCGTGCATGGTCGAAACATCTGGCCTCAGGATTTGGAGCATCTCGCCGAGGAGTTGCCGGAGGTCAGACCGGGCGACGCATGCGCGTTCTCGGTAGAGGCCCCCGACCGGACCGAGATGGCCGTGATGGTCGTCCACTGCCGGGAGCTGGATGCTGCCAAACAAGCCGATTTTATCCGCCGGTTGCAGGGGGTGATCCGCGAGTATTTCGCGCTCGACTGTTTCGTCGAACTCGTTCCTCCCCGTACCCTGCCGCGCACATCCTCCGGGAAGCTTTCCCGTTCAAAGACCCGGGAAGAATTTCTGGCCCGCAATAACGTAGTCCAGTTCTTCCACAGCCGAAACGGATCCGCCGAGACTCGTCTACAGCAACCCCGCCGGCAAGCGGACCCATGCGGGACGTTGTTGCGTTAA
- a CDS encoding NAD(P)-dependent oxidoreductase, producing MRDVVALTGATGFIGSAVARRLIQGGWRVRALRRSPSLTARLASTPLQWVLGTFEDRDCLENLVGDAVAVVHCAGAVRGITKADFYPANVEAVSRLAHIAASRSPVPRFLLISSLAAREPELSPYAASKRMGELALSAAADRLPWTALRPPVVYGPEDRAMRPLLRLMLHGIAPILGRKDARFSLLYVEDLAEAVIQWLISNIREKRPFELDDGHPNGYAWHEVVETFQQLRGKQVIHFQVPELILNVVATLNKMVASVIDYAPMFTPGKVREFRHQSWICDNAPFCQVANWTPKVRLEEGLRLTLGLPLPGQEVGA from the coding sequence ATGCGGGACGTTGTTGCGTTAACGGGGGCGACGGGATTCATTGGGAGCGCTGTAGCCCGAAGACTGATACAAGGAGGATGGCGGGTACGCGCGCTACGCCGTTCACCGTCTCTGACAGCCCGCCTTGCGAGCACTCCGCTTCAGTGGGTTCTGGGCACATTCGAAGATCGCGATTGCCTCGAAAACCTAGTGGGCGACGCGGTTGCTGTGGTCCATTGCGCAGGGGCGGTGCGCGGGATCACCAAGGCCGACTTTTACCCAGCGAACGTTGAGGCGGTCTCGCGGCTGGCCCATATTGCCGCCAGCCGAAGCCCCGTACCCCGATTTCTGCTGATATCATCATTGGCGGCTCGAGAGCCGGAGTTATCGCCCTACGCAGCCAGCAAGCGGATGGGAGAACTCGCCCTATCCGCGGCCGCAGATCGACTTCCGTGGACCGCGCTACGCCCTCCAGTGGTCTATGGCCCAGAAGACCGGGCGATGCGTCCCCTGCTTCGCCTGATGCTGCACGGGATCGCCCCCATACTGGGTCGAAAAGACGCCAGATTCTCCTTACTTTACGTGGAAGACCTGGCAGAGGCGGTGATACAGTGGTTGATAAGCAACATCCGAGAGAAACGCCCTTTCGAGTTGGATGATGGGCATCCCAATGGGTATGCTTGGCATGAGGTTGTCGAAACCTTCCAGCAGCTTCGGGGAAAACAGGTGATCCATTTCCAGGTGCCGGAGCTGATCCTGAATGTCGTCGCGACGCTCAACAAGATGGTGGCATCTGTGATAGACTACGCACCGATGTTCACCCCAGGGAAGGTGCGAGAGTTTAGACACCAGAGCTGGATTTGCGATAACGCTCCGTTCTGCCAGGTCGCCAACTGGACGCCAAAGGTGCGTTTGGAAGAAGGTCTGCGGCTCACTCTTGGTCTCCCGTTGCCCGGGCAAGAGGTAGGCGCATAA
- a CDS encoding phosphocholine cytidylyltransferase family protein, whose protein sequence is MKQQQTETAIILSAGSGRRLLPMTAELPKCLLPIDAGRPVLELQLRMLAQCGIQHVTVMVGFGANKVERFLATHPMENLEVHTRYNPFFRTTNTLVTCWLAIPEMTKDFMLLNGDTLFDVEVLRRVLTSHKGPVTLAIDQKAEYDKDDMKTVLDGGGRLKAVGKVLAVPKIDGESVGLMVFRGKGVEAFRAALDTAIRNPANLRKWYHDVISSMAGSLSMETELIEGLWWTEIDTPKDLAKARSYFARERTVPEEAIMFSPSGDT, encoded by the coding sequence ATGAAACAGCAACAAACCGAAACAGCTATTATTCTTAGCGCCGGCAGTGGACGGCGCCTGCTGCCCATGACCGCAGAGTTGCCCAAGTGCCTTCTCCCCATAGACGCCGGACGACCGGTGCTCGAGTTGCAGTTGCGCATGTTGGCACAGTGCGGTATTCAACATGTGACCGTTATGGTAGGTTTCGGCGCTAACAAGGTTGAGCGTTTCCTCGCCACCCATCCGATGGAGAACCTTGAGGTCCACACCCGTTACAACCCCTTCTTCAGGACCACCAACACTCTCGTCACATGCTGGCTGGCGATTCCCGAAATGACAAAGGACTTTATGCTGCTGAATGGTGATACCCTCTTTGATGTGGAAGTCCTGCGTCGCGTGCTCACCTCCCACAAGGGTCCTGTGACCCTGGCCATTGATCAAAAGGCAGAGTACGATAAAGACGATATGAAGACAGTGCTGGACGGCGGTGGCCGACTTAAAGCGGTGGGGAAAGTGTTGGCAGTTCCTAAGATCGATGGCGAGTCGGTTGGCCTTATGGTGTTTCGAGGCAAGGGCGTGGAGGCCTTTCGGGCCGCATTAGATACAGCTATACGGAACCCTGCGAACCTACGCAAGTGGTATCACGACGTCATCAGTAGTATGGCCGGCTCGTTGTCGATGGAGACTGAGTTAATTGAGGGGCTATGGTGGACGGAAATTGACACACCAAAGGATCTTGCGAAGGCACGCTCATATTTCGCCCGCGAGCGGACGGTGCCCGAAGAAGCAATAATGTTCTCGCCGTCAGGGGATACTTAA
- a CDS encoding glycosyltransferase: MKKEDSRHLAVFIYGLSGSGSERRTLTLAHAFATRGHKVDLVVACSQGPLYRELSPLVRLVALDHRWRCLPWAAMNKSRWALASVAALASYLRHEQPDVVLSAANHVNDAALWARYLARARTRLAVRVSNHLSPSAVHTQSKKLFRPQLAGRFYPWADAIIAVSDGVADDVARVTSLPRERITTIYNPVVTPELQEKARAALDHPWFAPGSPPVVLGVGRLATQKDFSTLLRAFGLVRAVRKARLIILGEGKERPELEALTRGLDIASDVALPGFTPNPFPYMARASLLVLSSAWEGLPGVLIEAMACGCPVVSTDCPSGPAEILDGGTYGPLVPVGDDTALAKAILSVLETPPDSERLRTQAAQFSVDRATDRYLQVLLELSGLPKC; the protein is encoded by the coding sequence ATGAAAAAAGAAGATAGCAGGCACCTGGCCGTATTCATCTACGGCCTCTCTGGAAGCGGATCGGAGCGGCGCACGCTGACCCTTGCCCACGCCTTTGCTACTCGAGGCCACAAGGTGGATCTTGTGGTGGCCTGTTCGCAAGGTCCTCTTTACCGAGAACTCTCTCCCCTGGTGCGTCTGGTGGCCCTCGACCACCGCTGGAGGTGCTTACCATGGGCCGCAATGAATAAGTCCCGCTGGGCGTTGGCAAGCGTCGCAGCGTTGGCAAGCTATCTACGACACGAACAGCCGGATGTTGTGCTGTCAGCAGCAAACCATGTCAACGATGCGGCCCTGTGGGCGCGGTATCTCGCCCGCGCCCGAACGAGGTTGGCGGTGAGGGTCAGCAACCATCTGTCCCCATCTGCTGTACACACGCAGAGTAAAAAACTCTTCCGGCCACAACTTGCAGGCCGGTTCTATCCCTGGGCCGACGCCATTATCGCCGTATCGGATGGCGTTGCGGATGACGTTGCTCGCGTTACCAGCTTGCCGCGTGAGCGCATCACGACGATCTACAATCCGGTGGTGACACCCGAGTTGCAAGAGAAGGCGCGCGCTGCGCTCGATCACCCTTGGTTCGCCCCTGGTAGCCCGCCTGTCGTGTTGGGGGTGGGAAGGCTTGCAACGCAAAAAGATTTCTCGACCCTGCTTAGGGCCTTTGGTCTGGTGCGGGCCGTGCGGAAGGCACGGCTCATTATCCTGGGGGAGGGGAAAGAGCGCCCAGAATTAGAGGCCTTAACCAGGGGATTGGATATAGCTTCTGATGTGGCTCTACCTGGTTTTACACCAAATCCCTTTCCATACATGGCGCGGGCTTCACTCTTGGTGCTGTCCTCCGCCTGGGAAGGGCTCCCTGGCGTTCTGATTGAAGCCATGGCCTGCGGCTGTCCGGTGGTGAGTACAGACTGTCCAAGCGGTCCGGCGGAGATTCTGGACGGCGGCACCTACGGCCCGCTGGTGCCAGTGGGGGACGATACGGCGCTGGCCAAGGCCATTCTCTCGGTGCTGGAGACGCCGCCCGACTCGGAGAGGCTGCGTACACAGGCTGCCCAGTTTTCTGTTGACCGTGCCACTGACCGATATCTGCAAGTGTTGCTTGAGCTGAGCGGCCTGCCAAAGTGCTAA
- a CDS encoding N-acetyltransferase — MPPSVRATLDSIRIEPINGSRDLRRFIHLPWSVYADDPVWIPPLLIERREQFSRRNPYFAHARCRFWLAYRGTRPVGRISAQIDELHEARHRDATGFFGLLEAEDEAETFHALLSTAESWLRNQGMLRIRGPFNLSINQECGLLVKGYDTPPMIMMGHARPYYADRIRAEGYEGSKDLLAYRVATDFTPPALMQAAVNKAAGCVRIRPLRRSSMSEELHILKEIYEDAWSANWGFIPFTEEEFRHLGYSLRLLVEDECVQIAEVDGAPAGMIVALPNLNEAIGDLRGRLLPFGWLKLLWRLKVKRPTTARVVLMGVRKYFQRSALGTALAFMLIDAVRGYGIRRGVREVELSWILEDNMPMRNMLAMIGGIPYKCYRIYEKALR, encoded by the coding sequence ATGCCTCCTTCCGTGCGAGCAACTCTCGATTCCATACGCATCGAGCCGATAAATGGATCGCGGGATCTGCGTCGATTCATTCACCTCCCATGGTCGGTCTATGCCGACGATCCCGTATGGATCCCTCCCTTGCTGATCGAGCGACGAGAGCAGTTCTCGCGGCGTAACCCATACTTCGCACACGCGCGCTGCCGTTTCTGGCTCGCCTATCGCGGGACCAGGCCGGTCGGACGGATCAGCGCCCAAATTGATGAATTACATGAAGCGCGGCATCGGGATGCCACCGGATTCTTCGGCTTGCTTGAAGCCGAGGACGAGGCAGAGACGTTTCACGCATTGTTGAGTACAGCGGAAAGCTGGCTGCGCAACCAGGGGATGTTGCGCATCAGAGGTCCATTTAACCTCTCGATTAACCAGGAGTGCGGGCTGCTCGTGAAGGGGTACGACACGCCTCCAATGATTATGATGGGCCATGCCCGCCCCTATTATGCCGATCGAATCAGGGCCGAGGGATACGAGGGCTCGAAGGATCTGCTGGCCTATCGCGTTGCCACTGATTTCACGCCACCCGCGCTTATGCAGGCCGCTGTGAATAAAGCCGCCGGATGTGTTCGGATCAGACCGTTGCGCAGGTCATCTATGAGCGAGGAGCTCCATATTCTCAAGGAGATCTACGAGGATGCGTGGTCTGCAAACTGGGGCTTCATTCCCTTCACAGAGGAGGAGTTCCGACATTTGGGGTACAGCTTGCGACTGCTGGTGGAGGACGAGTGCGTGCAAATTGCAGAAGTAGACGGGGCGCCGGCCGGCATGATCGTAGCTCTACCGAATCTCAATGAGGCGATCGGCGATCTGCGCGGACGTTTGTTACCATTTGGCTGGCTCAAACTCTTGTGGCGGCTGAAAGTCAAGCGTCCGACAACGGCTCGTGTCGTCCTGATGGGCGTACGCAAATATTTTCAAAGAAGCGCGCTGGGAACTGCGCTCGCCTTTATGCTCATCGATGCCGTGCGCGGCTATGGAATCAGGCGCGGAGTTCGCGAGGTCGAACTGTCCTGGATCCTGGAGGACAACATGCCGATGCGGAATATGCTTGCCATGATTGGAGGGATACCCTACAAGTGCTACCGGATCTATGAAAAGGCATTGAGATGA
- a CDS encoding glycosyltransferase — protein sequence MLSLSGGGAQREMMTLAHAFAARGHKVDLVVVRSQDPPRQEISPLVRLVALDPWWTHLPRVTKGPWALASIPALARYLQRERPAVLLSCCHLVNVAAPWARALAGVRTKLVIRVGQHLSRGAVNIQRRFELWQARLFYPRADAIITNSYGVANDVLSVTGLPPERIAMIYCPVVTPELQEKMRAPLDHPWFVPGGPPVLLAVGRLVAQKDFQTLLKAFARVRAVRQARLVILGEGKRRARLEVLAQKLGVAADVDLPGFALNPFPYMVRASVFVLSSAWEGFGMVVAEAMACGCSVVSTDCPSGPAEILDGGTYGPLVPVGDDAALANAILSVLETPPDPNRLRARAALFSVDHAADCCLELLLGLCKGEQPKNIISHEKRR from the coding sequence ATGCTCAGCCTGTCGGGAGGAGGAGCGCAGCGGGAAATGATGACACTGGCTCACGCCTTCGCGGCTCGGGGCCACAAGGTGGATCTTGTGGTAGTACGCTCACAAGATCCACCTCGCCAGGAAATATCGCCTTTAGTGCGCCTGGTGGCCCTTGACCCTTGGTGGACGCACTTGCCACGGGTTACGAAAGGCCCCTGGGCGTTGGCGAGCATACCAGCTTTGGCACGCTATCTGCAGCGCGAGCGGCCGGCGGTCCTGCTATCATGTTGCCACCTCGTCAATGTTGCCGCCCCGTGGGCACGCGCTCTCGCCGGCGTCCGTACAAAGTTGGTCATAAGGGTTGGCCAGCATCTGTCCCGAGGTGCTGTGAACATACAAAGACGGTTTGAGCTCTGGCAGGCGCGCCTCTTTTACCCCAGGGCCGACGCGATCATCACCAATTCGTACGGTGTTGCGAATGACGTCCTCAGCGTCACAGGGTTGCCGCCCGAGCGCATCGCGATGATCTATTGTCCGGTGGTGACGCCCGAGCTGCAAGAGAAGATGCGCGCTCCACTGGACCATCCCTGGTTTGTGCCAGGCGGCCCGCCAGTGTTGCTGGCAGTGGGGAGACTTGTAGCTCAAAAGGATTTCCAGACCCTGCTCAAGGCCTTTGCCCGGGTGCGGGCGGTGCGTCAGGCGCGGCTCGTCATCCTCGGGGAGGGAAAGAGACGGGCAAGGCTGGAAGTGCTGGCGCAGAAGCTGGGCGTGGCCGCCGATGTGGACCTACCGGGGTTTGCGCTCAATCCCTTCCCGTACATGGTACGAGCCTCGGTCTTTGTGCTGTCCTCCGCCTGGGAAGGTTTCGGCATGGTTGTGGCCGAAGCCATGGCCTGTGGCTGCTCGGTAGTGAGTACGGACTGCCCGAGCGGTCCGGCGGAGATTCTGGACGGCGGTACCTACGGCCCGCTGGTGCCAGTGGGGGACGATGCGGCGCTGGCCAACGCCATTCTCTCGGTGCTGGAGACGCCGCCGGATCCGAACCGATTGCGCGCGCGGGCGGCCCTGTTCTCTGTAGATCATGCCGCCGATTGCTGTCTGGAGCTGTTGCTGGGGCTGTGCAAAGGAGAGCAACCGAAGAACATCATCTCGCATGAAAAAAGAAGATAG